The Poseidonibacter lekithochrous region GAGTAAGCAATAGAGTAAGCTTTTTGCATCTCTTTTTCTAATTTATCTTTTAATTCTTTTTCTGTAGTTTCTTGTTTATGTAAAACAAAATTATAAGTATTTTCTGTTTGATGTTTTATATAATCTTTATTTTTTTGAATATAATTTTTTTGAATCAAATCTTTTTGTGAGTTTAATGATTTGTCATATTCTAGGTATAAAAAAGCAATTACTATCATACTAATAAATATTAAAAAAAGAGTGGGGATATATTTGATTATTTTTAAAAGTTGTTGTTCATTTTGTGAACTCATATAATTTTCCTAAGTATTTTTCATATTATAAAAGGAAAGTTATTATTTCTACATTAATATGTAACTTTTTGTCAATTATTTTTTACTAAACCATAAAACTACCTCTGTAATATCAAGGAGAAATCAGCATAAAACTCTTAATATTTAGTGTTAAAAGGAGAGTTGTCAGAGGCAGTTTTATGGCTTAGAAAACTACATCCCCAAAAGGGGACGTATAAAAATTAAAAACTATATGTTAATGTTGCATTTAACTGATCATAATCAGATGTTGCAGATTTTTCATCTTCATCAACAAGTGTATAACCTAAGTTAGCTTTTAACTCTGATGTAAGAGCATAACCTAACCATAAAGTTGTTTCAGTTAATTCTAGTTTATCACTTCCACTGATGTATTCAGTATTTCCATAAAGAAGAGTTGAACTTAAATCTCCAAATGATTTGCTTACACCTAAGTAATAAGTCTCTGCACCTTTACTATAAACATAATCACCTTCTTCAAAAGGTACAATAATTTCACCTGAGTTAGAAGCACCATATCCTGGGAATGCTGCATTATCATCTACTTTAATATATCCTGCGTATGGAGCAAAACCAGCAATTTTAGTGCTTACTTTTACATCAATTAAAGTTGAGTCTTGTGTTGAGTCTTTGTCATCTGAACTTACTGCATAGTGAGCTCTTAAAGCTGTGTCGTTAAATTTGAAGTTTGTTTTTCCACCATAAATATCTCTTACATCTGGTACCATTAATCCATATGCAGTAGCAGAAATATTTTCTGTGAATGTTTGAGTTAAACCTAATTTATAAACACCTTTGTTTCCATTAATATCACTCATTGGTCTATAATCTCTTGAGTAAATTCTACCTTGTCTAGCAGACCAGATAGCTTCAATTGCAGTGTTTCCGTATTTTGCATCAATTCTTACTGCATCTTGAGTTTTATTAATCCAATCAGTAGAGATAAATTGTCTACCGGCTTTAACTGTAATATTAGAGTTTGGAGTATATGTTACAAATAATTCTTCAGCATCTATATCTCTATTTTTACCATCTTGATAAAATCTCTCAGCAGCATCACCTCTACCATGAGATGTAACAGAGTTAGAATCATCTTCAAATAATGTAGTATACGCTCTAAACTTAGAAGTTAAACTAAGATTATTCCATACACCAGTTTCATATTTTAATGCAAAAGAACCTACACCATAAGCAGTGTCTTGATAATAAGCACCATTTTCTTTATCGAAATTTCTTGTTTCGTAAGTTGCTGTGAATTCCCCAGAAACTTTACCATCCTTTAGTGTTTGTGCTAAACTATCTGCACTAGCAATAGTACATCCCCCGATAGTTAAAGCAGCAATCATACTTAATTTTAAGATTTTCATTGATTATCCTTTTAATAATAACTTCATATACAAATAAAAACTCAACACGAATGAAAGTTCATTTTTTATATGTTGGAAGTTTAATTAAAAAAAATCGAAAAAAAGTCGAATTGAAAAATTTGTAGAAATTGGCATGTAATTTGTAAAATCAAGTATTCACAAAAAGCCATATATCTTTTATAATGCTTGCATAAATTAAATATAAAAGGTTATTCATGGAATTTTCATATCACAACCCAACAGCAATCGAGTTTGGGAAAGGTCAAATTAAATCTATCACAAAATATATATCTAAAGAACAAAAAGTACTAGTTGTATACGGTGGTGGTTCTATTAAAAAGAATGGAGTTTATGATCAAGTATCAAAAGCGCTAGAAGGTTACTCTTGGTGTGAATTCAGTGGAGTTGAGCCAAACCCAACGGTTGAAACATTAAATAAAGCAGTTGAAATTATAAAAAGTGAAAAAATTGATTTTGTACTTGCAGTTGGTGGAGGTTCAGTTATTGATGGCTGTAAATATTTAATTGCAGCAGCACTTTATGATGGTGATGCATGGGATTTCTTAGATGGAAGCGCGCAAGTTACAAAAGCTTTACCTCTAGGAGCTATTTTAACATTACCTGCAACAGGAAGTGAATCAAATTCTGCATCTGTAGTTTCTAAAAAAGCTACAAATGAAAAAAGATTTTTCCACTCACCATTTTCATTCCCACAATTTGCAGTTTTAGATTCATCTGTAATGTCTACATTAGATGATAGACAATTAGCAAATGGTTTAGTAGATGCCTTTGTACATACATGTGAACAATATGTTACTTTCCCTACAGCATCTTTAGTAAATGATGGTTATGCGGAAACTCTATTAAGAGGATTAGTAACTTTAGGAAATACTTGGGATGATAGAAAATCTGAAGCTTGGCAAGAAAACTTAATGCATATTGCTAATCAAGCCTTAAATGGAATGATTGGTTCAGGTATGCCACAAGATTGGGCAACACATATGATAGGACATGAATTAACAGCCTTTTATGGACTTGACCATGCAAGATCTTTAGCTGTGGTTCAACCACAACTATTTAGAGTAATGTTAGAAGATAAAAAAGAAAAAATAGCTCAAATGGGTGAAAACGTATTTGGAATCTCAAATGATAATGAAGCAGTTATCAAAGCTATTGAAGCTTTATATGAAAAAGTAGGGATTTCTACAAATTTAAATGATTATAGTATTGATGATAAAGTTATTGAAAATATAATCTCCGCTTTAGAGTCTCATGGTATGAGTGCTCTTGGTGAAAAAGCTAATATTACACTTGATAAAAGTGAAGAAATTTTAAAAATGGCAATGAAATAAGACTTAGATCTTATCTCATTAAATGCACTTCAAAAGAAGGTTTTGCTTCTTTTGGAGGGTAACCATAATAACTTTTGAAATCCCTAGAAAACTGTGAAATACTTTCATATCCTACTTTACTAGCAGTTTCATTCACTTGGTAATTCTGCTGTGCTATTAAATCTTTTGCTTTTGTAAGTCTAATTTTCTTTATATATTGTAAGGGTGTATGTGAAGTAATATTTTTAAAATGTGTATGAAAAGATGATACACTCATATCTTCTTGTTTTGCAAGATTTGGGATATCTAAATGCTTTCCAAAATTATCATGAATAATCTTCAAAGATTTTGCAATTTTTGCTTCTGTATTAGTATTTAAAAACATTTTATGTAAAAAGTTAGAGTTTTTTCCTATTGCAATTCTATAATACAACTCTCTTAAAAGTTGATCACCTAAAATATCTGTTTCTTCTTTTGATTCTAAAGTTTTTAATAATCTATACATAGTATCTTCAATTTCAGGTGTTACTTCATCTGAGAAAACACCTAAATTAGAGCAATCTTTTTCACCCTCTATTTTTTTTGATAAAGAATCAATTAATTCAAACATTACTTTTTTATCAATAGAAACTAATATACAAATAAAAGGTTCTTCCTCTGAAGCAATTGTCTCACACTCAAAAGGCATTGTTGTTGGAACTACTAAATAGTTATTAGAATCATAAGTTAAAGTAGAGTTAGGCAAATATCCAATCTTTTTACCTTGAATAACAATAATAAGGGCTAAATCATAAAGTAAAGGTCCCTTAGGAGTATAAGTTCTTGTTTTGAATAACTTTATATCTTTATGAAAGGTATGAGTTAGACCTTCATTGTTTGTTAGGTTATTTACTTGTTTGATTATTTTATTGTTCATTTATAGTCCAATTTGTATTTATACTATTATAGGGTTTTATTAGTTATATATAGGTTTTAAACAACTTGTAGAAACTGTCATGTTATTTGTATAAATTGTTATTCTAAAAAGAAAAGAAAACCCATATAATCTCCCTATAAAAAATAAAGGAATTAAAAATATGGAATTTTCATATCATAACCCAACAGCAATCGAATTTGGTGCTGGTTCAATAAAAACAATTAGTGATTCAATCAACAAAGACCATAAAGTATTAGTAGTTTACGGTGGTGGCTCAATCAAAAAAAATGGTGTATATGACCAAGTTATTAAAGCATTAGAAAATCACACTTTCTTAGAATTCTCAGGTGTTGAACCAAACCCAACAGTTGAAACTATGAATAAAGCAGTAAAAATTGTAAAAGAAGAAAACATTGATTTCATTCTTGCAGTTGGTGGTGGATCAGTAATTGATGGCTGTAAATATTTAGCAGCTGCTTCATTATATGATGGAGATGCATGGGACTTTTTAGATGGAACTGCTGAGGTGCAAAGAGCCTTACCTTTAGGTGTAGTTTTAACATTAGCAGCAACTGGAAGTGAATCAAACCATTTAACAGTAGTTTCTAAAAAAGAAACAGATGAAAAAAGAATGTATTTCTCAAATCATTCATACCCACAATTTGCAGTAATGGATCCTTCTGTAATGGCTACATTATCTGATAGACAATTAGGAAATGGTTTAGTTGATGCCTTTGTTCATACTTCTGAGCAATATATCACATACCCAACATCTGCATTAGTAAATGACGGTTATGCTGAAACTTTATTTAGAGGTTTAGTAAAACTTGCAGATACTTGGGAAGATAGAAGAACTCAACCTTGGTTAGAAAACCTAATGCATATTGCAAACCAAGCACTTAACTTCCAAATTGGAGCCGGTGTTCCTCAAGATTGGTCAACTCACCTTATTGGACATGAATTAACTGCATACTATAATCTAGACCATGCAAGATCATTAGCTGTAGTTCAACCATATTTATTAGAAGTAATGGGTGAAGAAAAAGAAGCAAAAATTGCACAATTAGGTAAAAATGTATTTGGAATTGAAAATGACAATGCAGGAGTAATCAAAGCAATTGAAGAAGTTTATAATAAAGTAGGAGTACCTACTAAATTAAGTGAATACGAAATTGATGATAAAGTAATTTCAAATGTATCAAATGCTTTAACAAACAATGGCTACACAGCAATTGGTGAAAACGGAACGGTTACATTAGATAAGGTATCTACAATTTTAACTATGTCTATGAAATAGTCTTAATTATTAAGAACTACTATCCTCTTCAAAAGATGGCTTAACATCTTTTGGGGGATAACCAAAATAGGTTTTAAAATCTCGTGAGAATTGCGAGGCACTATCATATCCCATCTCATAAGCTGCATCTACTACTTGATAATTTTGTTTTGCTATTAAATCTTTTGCTTTTGTAAGTCTAATTTTCTTTATATATTGTAAAGGAGTATGTGAAGTTACTTTTTTAAAATGTGTATGAAAAGATGAAACACTCATATCTTCTTGTCTTGCTAGATTTGGAATATCTAGATTTGTTTCACATTGAGTATGAATGATTTTTAAAGCACGAGCAATTTTTGCTTCATTATTATTCTCTAAAAACATTTTATGTAAAAAGTTAGCATTTTGTCCAATAGCGATTCTATAAAATAGTTCTTTTAAAATTGCCTTACCTAATATATTTGATTCTTCTTGGGATTCTAATACATCTAATAGTTTATTTGTAACGTCTTCAATTTTAGAAGTTACCTTGTCACAAAAAATTCCTAAATTATTCTCTTTCGTTTGTTTTGTCTCTTGTTTTTTTACTAAATCCATGATTTCAAACATCACTTGTTTATCAATATCTATTAATAAACAAATAAAGGGCTCTTCTTTAGATGCATAGGTTTCACACTCTAAAGGAAGAGTTGTAGGAACTACTAAATAGTTGTCACAATCAAAGGTTAGAGTATTACTAGCAAGGTTTGCAACTTTTTTACCTTGTAATACTAAAAGTAAACAAACATCGTAGATTAGGGGACTCTTAGGTTCATAATTAGTTGTTTTGAATACTTTTACATCTTTTAAATATGTGTCGTGAATACCATCTTCTTTAAAAAGGTACTCTCTATTTTCAATAATACTTTTGTTCATTTAGGATTCTTTATTTCATTTTATATTTGTATATTTCTATTAAATTACAGAATAAATGCTTTATTTTTATTAAATTAACATATATTCGATTTTTTTTCGATTTTTTGTTGTTAGACTTTCAATATAAATAAAACAAAGGATTGAAGATGAACAATTCAAGAAGAGATTTTTTAAAAGTTGGAGCGGCTGCTTCTGCTGCTGTTGCAGCTAGTGGAACGATGACTGGTGCATTTGCAAAAGAGTTTGCTGCAAGAACTGAGAAAATTCCTCATGCTTCGCATTATGGTCCATTTCATGCTCACGTAAGAGATGGGAAAATTGTAGATATAACACCTCAGTTAGATTCAGATGCAAACCCAACTGCAATGGTAAAAGGTTTAGCTGATAGAGTTATGACAGATTCAAGAGTTAAATACCCTTGTGTAAGAAAATCTTACTTAGAAGGTAAAGACGCTGGTGATTTAAGAGGTAAAGAAGAGTTTGTAAGAGTATCTTGGGACAAAGCTTTAGATTTAGCAGCTGATGCTATTAAAAAAGCACAAGCTAAAGGTGGTAACCAATCACTTTACAATTCTTGTTATTCAGGTTGGGCACATCCAGGTGCATTTAAACCTAATGCATTAGCAGGTAGATTCTTCAATCAAATCGGTGGAGCTGTTGGAACAAGTGGCGAATATTCAAATGGAGCTGCAGGTCCTACAAACCCAGTTATTGTTGGAGATATGGAAGTTTATTCTATTCAAACAGCACATGAACAAATTATTAAAAATACAAAAGTAATGATTTTATGGGGAGCTGATTTATACAAATGTAATAGAATCGGTTGGTTCGTGCCAAATCACAGAAATATTGATGCTTATGAAGAGTATAAAAAAGCAGGAATCAAATTTATTTCAATTGATCCTATTTATACAACTTCTGCTTCTGAGTTTAAAGCTGACTGGATCAAAATTAGACCAGGTTCAGATGTTGCACTTATGATGGCAATGATGCATTATTTATACAAATCAAAAAAATATGATGCAAACTTCATCAAAAAATATACTCATGGTTTTGATAAATTCTTACCATACTTACTTGGAAAAGAAGATGGTATTGAAAAAACTCCTGAGTGGGCAGAAAAATTAACTGAAATTCCAGCTGCTACTATTAAAGAGTTAGCAACAACTATGGTTGATAACAGAACATTTATCGCAGGAAATTGGTCATTACAAAGAGCACACCATGGTGAGCAAGTTGACTGGTCTATTATTACTTTAGCATCTATGATTGGACAAATCGGACTTCCAGGTGGTGGTTTTGGTTTCTCTATGCATTATGCAGGTGGTGGTGATGCTGCTTCTGGAAAAGCTACTGTTGGTGGTGTTCCTCAAGGTGGTGGTAACAAAGTTAACGTTAATATCCCAGCTTCTAGAATGAGTGATTTACTTTTAAATCCTGGTAAAACAGTTACATTCAAAGGTGGAAAAGTTACTTATCCAAAAATTGAAGTAATGTTAAGTGCTGGTTCTTCTCCTATTGGTCACCAACCAGATGTAAATGAATTAGTTGGAGCTATGAGAACATTAGACACTATTATTACTGTTGATCCATGGTGGACTCCAACAGCTAAAATGTCTGATATTGTTTTCCCTGCAACTACAACTATGGAAAGAGATGATATTACTCAAGGTATGTCATACGCTCAAGATAGACTATTTGCAATGAAAAAAGTTGTTGATGCTAGATATGAATCAAAAGATGATTACTGGATTTTTGCAGAGTTATCAAAAAGATTTGGTAAAGAGAAAAAATTCACTAAAAATAGAACAACTATGCAGTGGATTGAAAGATTATACAAAAGATCATACGCTAAGAAAAAAATGAAAATTCAATTTGACGAATTCTGGAAAGAAGGTGTTGTTAAATATGAAGTTCCAGATAGTGCTAGAAATTTTGTAAGACATGAAGCATTTAGAAAAGATCCAATTAAAAACCCACTAAAAACAGAAAGTGGAAAAATTCAAATCTTCTCTGAAAAATTTGATGCTTACGGTTACGATGACTTCAAAGGTCACGCAACTTGGTTTGAACCAGCTGAGTGGTTAGGAAATAAAAAGTTAGCGGCGAAATATCCACTACACCTAGTATCTCCACACCCAACATATAGAGTTCACTCTCAGTTAGATAATACTTGGGTACAAAATGTACACAAAGTACAAGGTAGAGAACCAATTAGAATTTCACCAAATGATGCGAAAAAATTCGGTGTAAGAGATGGTGAGATTGTAGAAGTTTACAATGACAGAGGAAGTGTTCTTGCTGGTGTTGTTGTTACTAATACTATTAGAGATGGGGTAGTTGCAATTGAAGAAGGTGCTTGGTATTCTCCTGATGATGCAAGTAAAGATAAAACAAGATGTAACTCTGGACAAGCGAACCTTTTAACTTCGTCAAGACCAACATCATCAATGGCGCAAGCAACTACAGCAAATACTGTACTTGTTTCAATCAAAAAAGCTGGTGTGGTTCAACCAAACCTAGCATATAGCGCACCAAAAATTATAGAAGGATAAAAAATGAAATTTTTATTAAAAACATTAATTTCATCTGCAATATTACTTGGGTCTTTCGCCCAAGTAAATGCAAGTGATTTATTTGTTGTTGAAAGCAACACAGAGTTAAAAGCAAAAGATGGGAAAGTATCAAAACTTTTCATAGGTGTTCCAGTTAGTGTTAAAAAAGATAATGGTTCAACTGTTAATGTTACAGTTAAGGGTTTTCAAGATGGACTTAATATCTATTCAACAACTGGAAAAGAACTTTTAATTGCGACTTTAGACAAAGGTTTTAAAGTTTCAAAAAAAGCTGGTACTGAAGTTGAGTTAATCGGAACTATTGCAAAAGATGCATTAGGTGAAGATGTTGAAGCTATTTGGGATGAAACTCAAGAGTTATATTATGAGATGTGTTCTGTATGTCATGCACCACCTCAAATTGCACACTTAAGTATGATTGAATGGGAAGCTATTTATCCATCAATGAGAACAAGAACAACTTTAGATGATGATGAATCATCAGATATTATTAGATTCTTAAAATCTAATGCAAACAATGGTTTAATTAAAACTGAGCACTAAGCTTGGTTATAATTAATAAAAAGGAAATCCAATGCAAAAAGAATTATTAGAAAAATTACAAACATTATCAGTTCTTTATGCGGAAGATGAGGTAGGTATTAGAGAAAATATCGCTGATTCATTAGGATATTATGTAAAAGAAGTTATTCAAGCCTCAAATGGGGCTGAAGCTTTTGAACTATATGAAGAAAAAAGTCCTGATATTATTCTAAGTGATATTCATATGCCTATTTTAAATGGTATTGAATTTGTTAAAAAAGTTAGAGAAACAAACCGAGATATACCAATTGTAATGATTACAGCTCACACTGATAAAAAATACTTACTAGAAGCTGTTGAGTTACATATGGAAAAATATATAGTAAAACCTATTGAGTTAGAACCTTTATTCGAAGTTTTAGAAAAATGTGTAGAAGTTTTAGATGTGAATAAAGAAGTTGTTTTAAAAGTTGATGATAATTATAAATACGATTATGATAAAAAAGAATTAAAATATAAAGACGAATCAATTATCTTAAATAAAAAAGAGATGTTGTTTTTCGAAGTGTTAATTTCAAATCAAAATAGAGTAGTTTCTTATGATGAATTACAAGAACTGGTTTGGGGTGATGATATTATGACTGATAGTGCACTAAGATCCTTAGTGCGGAACTTGCGAAAAAAGCTCCCAACAGATATAGTTTTTAATCTATCTGGAGTAGGATATCGTCTTGTTTAGAGTTATATTTATACTGATATTTACTTATCTTAACTCCTTTGCCCATGATCATCTCATCTCTAAATTTGAATTTAGGGATGATTCTTCAAGCCAAAATATTGCAAAGACTTTACATCCAAAATCTCATATAAATATATTCCTTCCTTCAATTCCTTATTCATATATTTCAAAATCAACTAATGCTGGACTTATTAGATCTTACGATAATAAACAAGGTTGGGTTTATGATTTGGCAAAATCTCATAAAAGAGTAGATGATTACACATATATTTTTGAGTTAAGACAAAATCTAAAATTCCAAGATGGTAAAAATTTCACTATGGATGATGTGATATATAATCTTGAGTTTTTTAGAAAAAATCCTTTTTTATATACAAATATAAATAAAGTAGATTTTGAGATTATCAAAATAGATGAAGTGTCTTTTAAAATAGTTTTAAAACAAAAGTATGAGATGTTTCTAACAGACCTAGCAAGGGTGTTTTTTTATACAAAAGAGTATATTCAAAAATATAATCCAATAGGAGCTGAAACTGGAAGCGCAACTAAAGTTGCCGGTGCTTTTGGAATGGGACCTTATATTTTAGAGAGCGGTTTTGCAATTGGGAATAAACAAACAGAAAAACTAGAGTTAGTTGCTAATCCATATTATTGGAATAAGAATTTTCCAAAAATTAAAAGAATTACAGTTTATACTCAACTTGATGTGAATAAAGCAATAGAAGATATTACAAAGTATGAGGGAAAACTAGATTTAATGCCACTTCCTTTTAATAAGAAGTTAGAGGTTTTATTATCTGATTATTCAAAACTTATTATCTCAAAATCAACAGATAACTTTGTAATATTTTTTAATTTAATAAATGGAAATAAAAAACTACAAAATCAAGAGATTAGACAGGCTTTAAATCAAGCTCTTAATCAAGAAAATCTACTAAATTTTGTATATAAAAAAGAAGGGAAAGTATCTCCTTTTACAGCTTCAATTAATTTTGATGTAGTAAAAAAAATAGCACAGAATTGTGATTTTAAAGAGAACGAATTTCCCCAAGAGAAATTAAAAAAACTGCTAAACGGCCTTACTTTGGATATTTTCACCCAAGATAGGTTTATGTTTTTATTTAAAGGTATTGAATTTCAGTTGAAAAAATATGGTGTGAAGTTCAACTATATTATTACAAATAGTGAAAAAGATATTTATGAACAATTATTAACAACAAATAAAAACAAAAATACAAAAAAATGGGATATGTTAATTTGGGGTGATGATGACTGGTATTATCAAAATCCATGGACTGTATTTTTTATTTATGAAACTTCGGGAGCTTGGTCAACTATTAAAAAAGATGATTTAATGCAAGAGTATATTAAAGAGTTATTTGTAAGTAAGATTGGCTCTGATGAATATACAGAAGTAGTAAAAAAGATACTTTATCGAGCAAGAGATAAAGCCTATACTCTTCGAGTTCCATCTCCAAATAAAGTAATAGCAGTTAATAAAGAAGTGATATATAAACCTTACCAAGGTGGAATTATTCCTTTATGGGAGATAGAAATTAGTAAAGATCACTGGTCAATAAGAGAAGATAAAGAGTATAAACAAGAGCTGAAAAAAGCTATAAAACCAAAAAGAATTGAATATGAAATTAGTAAATAGAATAAATATAACTTTTAAATTAGGACTATTATTCCTAATCCTTTGCACATCAATAGCACTACTTGCATATAAATCAATAAATATTAGTGAGCATAATAAAGACACACTAAAAGTAGTACATAGTAAATCACAAGAGGTTTTATCTTTGCAAGATAAGATTATCACACCCCTTTATAGGCTTAGAGAAATTACACAATCTTTAGTAATGGCTCCTAATAGTTCTATTAGAAAAGATATTCAAAAAGATTTAGATTTATTATTACTATCTTTAGATAAAGAGTTTAAAATAATAGAGAAAAACAACCTTGAAATAATACAAATGTGGAATAACTATAAAACATTTATTTTTCAAACAAAACAGTACTTAGATGAAGAGTTTGAAGAGGGTGCTTATATTAATGTAACTACTTCAAGTAGAAAACAATTCCATCAATTACTAAATACTTTATTGAAAAAACAAAGTGAGTTTCTGAATAACTCTACTATTGCTTATTCAGGTGCAGTTGATGAAGCAAAAGAGTTAAAACTATCTATTATTATCTCAGTACTTATTATATTTGTAGCTTCTACATTAATTGGTTGGTTAGTGGCTCGTAATATTATCACTTCTATACATACAGTACAAAATGGGCTGAATGATTTCTTCTCATATTTAAATGGTAAAAAAACAAGTGTTAAAAAAATAGAGATACATTCAAAAGATGAATTCCATCAAATGGCCTCAAAGATTAATCTAAATGTTGCAAATATTCAAAAAAATATTCAAAAGAATGAAATAGTAATCAAAGATGCTACAAAGGTATTAGAGAATATCAAAAGTGGTAATATTGGTGCTAGAGTTACACAAGATAGTAATAATGAATCATTAAATGAATTAAAAATCATGATGAATGATATGATTGATAATCTTGAAGATAAAATTCAAAAAGAGATTACTCAAAGGGTTGAACAAGAACAAATGTTAATTCAACAATCAAAACTAGCCTCAATGGGTGAAATGATTGGAAATATTGCCCATCAATGGCGACAACCACTAACACAAATATCAGCAATTCACATGAATATGAAAGTAACTTATGATTTTGATAAATTTACAAAAGAGTATTTAGATAATAAAATAAAAGAAGCTAATAAACTAACATCATATATGTCTCAGACTATATCTGATTTCCAAAACTTCTTTAAACCTCAGGGTGAAAAAGAGTGTTTCTCAATAGAAAATGCTTGTAGAGAAGCTTTTCATATTCTAGAATCATCTTTAAAATATCATGGTATTAATGTAGAGTTTAATGTTCTTGAAGATACAGATGTATTTGGATACAAAAATGAATACTCACAAGTGATATTAAATGTACTTTCTAATGCAAAAGATATATTATTAGAGAGAAAAGTAGAAAACCCAAATGTAAATATAGAGATAAAAGAGGGTGAAAACTTTGCCATTGTTAAAATCAAAGATAATGCAGGTGGAGTAAAGGATGAGATTATAGACAAAATCTTTGAGCCATATTTCACAACAAGACATAAAACCCAAGGTACGGGTATTGGATTATATATGTCAAAGAATATTATTGAGAGAAATATGAGTGGATTTATAAATGTGTCAAATGTAGATAATGGGGCATTATTCACAATAAAAGTTGCGAAGAAATAAACTTTGTATTTTTAATTAACACATTATTATCTTAAATTAGATAAAATATGTGCAACAAATTTATAGGATAATTAAATGTCTAAAGAAAAAACATTTCAAGATAAAATTTTAGAGTATATTTATATTATTTCAAAACAACCAATATTATTAAGAGATTTACTTTTAGCTAATAGACAGTACAAAGAAGGAATGCATGTAGATCCTGCAAAGTTAGGATTTAGGTTAAGACTTAGTAGAGCATATATAGTTTATATTGCTATTGTTTTAGCTATTGTAATTCCAATATCTTTATTGACTCATAAACCATTAGCAAATATAGACTCACATATT contains the following coding sequences:
- a CDS encoding molybdopterin-dependent oxidoreductase, giving the protein MNNSRRDFLKVGAAASAAVAASGTMTGAFAKEFAARTEKIPHASHYGPFHAHVRDGKIVDITPQLDSDANPTAMVKGLADRVMTDSRVKYPCVRKSYLEGKDAGDLRGKEEFVRVSWDKALDLAADAIKKAQAKGGNQSLYNSCYSGWAHPGAFKPNALAGRFFNQIGGAVGTSGEYSNGAAGPTNPVIVGDMEVYSIQTAHEQIIKNTKVMILWGADLYKCNRIGWFVPNHRNIDAYEEYKKAGIKFISIDPIYTTSASEFKADWIKIRPGSDVALMMAMMHYLYKSKKYDANFIKKYTHGFDKFLPYLLGKEDGIEKTPEWAEKLTEIPAATIKELATTMVDNRTFIAGNWSLQRAHHGEQVDWSIITLASMIGQIGLPGGGFGFSMHYAGGGDAASGKATVGGVPQGGGNKVNVNIPASRMSDLLLNPGKTVTFKGGKVTYPKIEVMLSAGSSPIGHQPDVNELVGAMRTLDTIITVDPWWTPTAKMSDIVFPATTTMERDDITQGMSYAQDRLFAMKKVVDARYESKDDYWIFAELSKRFGKEKKFTKNRTTMQWIERLYKRSYAKKKMKIQFDEFWKEGVVKYEVPDSARNFVRHEAFRKDPIKNPLKTESGKIQIFSEKFDAYGYDDFKGHATWFEPAEWLGNKKLAAKYPLHLVSPHPTYRVHSQLDNTWVQNVHKVQGREPIRISPNDAKKFGVRDGEIVEVYNDRGSVLAGVVVTNTIRDGVVAIEEGAWYSPDDASKDKTRCNSGQANLLTSSRPTSSMAQATTANTVLVSIKKAGVVQPNLAYSAPKIIEG
- a CDS encoding response regulator transcription factor, with translation MQKELLEKLQTLSVLYAEDEVGIRENIADSLGYYVKEVIQASNGAEAFELYEEKSPDIILSDIHMPILNGIEFVKKVRETNRDIPIVMITAHTDKKYLLEAVELHMEKYIVKPIELEPLFEVLEKCVEVLDVNKEVVLKVDDNYKYDYDKKELKYKDESIILNKKEMLFFEVLISNQNRVVSYDELQELVWGDDIMTDSALRSLVRNLRKKLPTDIVFNLSGVGYRLV
- a CDS encoding ABC transporter substrate-binding protein, which produces MFRVIFILIFTYLNSFAHDHLISKFEFRDDSSSQNIAKTLHPKSHINIFLPSIPYSYISKSTNAGLIRSYDNKQGWVYDLAKSHKRVDDYTYIFELRQNLKFQDGKNFTMDDVIYNLEFFRKNPFLYTNINKVDFEIIKIDEVSFKIVLKQKYEMFLTDLARVFFYTKEYIQKYNPIGAETGSATKVAGAFGMGPYILESGFAIGNKQTEKLELVANPYYWNKNFPKIKRITVYTQLDVNKAIEDITKYEGKLDLMPLPFNKKLEVLLSDYSKLIISKSTDNFVIFFNLINGNKKLQNQEIRQALNQALNQENLLNFVYKKEGKVSPFTASINFDVVKKIAQNCDFKENEFPQEKLKKLLNGLTLDIFTQDRFMFLFKGIEFQLKKYGVKFNYIITNSEKDIYEQLLTTNKNKNTKKWDMLIWGDDDWYYQNPWTVFFIYETSGAWSTIKKDDLMQEYIKELFVSKIGSDEYTEVVKKILYRARDKAYTLRVPSPNKVIAVNKEVIYKPYQGGIIPLWEIEISKDHWSIREDKEYKQELKKAIKPKRIEYEISK
- a CDS encoding ATP-binding protein gives rise to the protein MKLVNRINITFKLGLLFLILCTSIALLAYKSINISEHNKDTLKVVHSKSQEVLSLQDKIITPLYRLREITQSLVMAPNSSIRKDIQKDLDLLLLSLDKEFKIIEKNNLEIIQMWNNYKTFIFQTKQYLDEEFEEGAYINVTTSSRKQFHQLLNTLLKKQSEFLNNSTIAYSGAVDEAKELKLSIIISVLIIFVASTLIGWLVARNIITSIHTVQNGLNDFFSYLNGKKTSVKKIEIHSKDEFHQMASKINLNVANIQKNIQKNEIVIKDATKVLENIKSGNIGARVTQDSNNESLNELKIMMNDMIDNLEDKIQKEITQRVEQEQMLIQQSKLASMGEMIGNIAHQWRQPLTQISAIHMNMKVTYDFDKFTKEYLDNKIKEANKLTSYMSQTISDFQNFFKPQGEKECFSIENACREAFHILESSLKYHGINVEFNVLEDTDVFGYKNEYSQVILNVLSNAKDILLERKVENPNVNIEIKEGENFAIVKIKDNAGGVKDEIIDKIFEPYFTTRHKTQGTGIGLYMSKNIIERNMSGFINVSNVDNGALFTIKVAKK